From the genome of Alosa alosa isolate M-15738 ecotype Scorff River chromosome 20, AALO_Geno_1.1, whole genome shotgun sequence, one region includes:
- the LOC125285608 gene encoding progranulin-like isoform X2 — MLACAVLASLCVGLVSATVCPDGGLCPDRNTCCLTKGGYGCCNNPFAVCCSDQLHCCPAGYHCSSAAQSCVKDSMPWYRLAWLKHTPTQEPESALLKLSLPESDSRAIQETSDAGVVKCDNTYFCSDDTTCCIGRSGKWGCCGHKHGQCCRDGIHCCPFGFYCNRNSTKCLKGDLSIDATPQLPAVRSDDEQSNHRAIQQRPPAVDKQHCDEDYYCSDGQTCCLSPIGTWTCCMYSRGHCCRDGAHCCPSGYICDSSSYKCQKDYLRIAASPQLPALRFDGYERDFAAPVPWYTLELAPGDGSVALTTQVIRCDGRFYCPDGNSCCQSPTGEWGCCPHLQGQCCLDGKHCCEYKWKCDPTSMSCVKGDTNIPSSAMREIQLL, encoded by the exons ATGTtggcctgtgctgtgctggcaTCCCTCTGTGTAGGACTAGTCTCTGCAACAGTCTGCCCAGATGGGGGTCTGTGTCCAGACAGGAACACTTGCTGCCTGACCAAGGGAGGGTATGGCTGTTGCAACAATCCCTTT GCTGTCTGTTGTTCTGACCAGCTGCACTGCTGCCCAGCTGGCTACCACTGCAGCAGTGCAGCTCAGTCGTGTGTGAAAGACAGCATGCCATGGTACAGACTGGCATGGCTGAAGCACACACCTACCCAAGAACCTGAATCCGCTCTCCTCAAGCTCTCTCTTCCTGAGTCTGACAGCAGAGCCATTCAGGAGACATCAGATGCTGGTGTGGTGAAGTGTGACAACACCTATTTCTGCAGTGATGATACAACATGCTGCATAGGCCGCTCTGGTAAATGGGGCTGCTGTGGACACAAACAT ggTCAGTGCTGTAGGGATGGCATTCACTGCTGTCCATTTGGCTTCTACTGTAACAGAAACTCTACCAAGTGCCTGAAAGGGGATCTGAGCATAGATGCAACTCCCCAGCTGCCAGCTGTCAGATCTGATGATGAACAG TCCAACCACAGAGCCATTCAGCAGAGGCCACCAGCTGTTGATAAACAACATTGTGATGAGGATTATTACTGCAGTGATGGTCAAACATGCTGTTTAAGCCCTATTGGTACATGGACATGCTGCATGTATTCACGT GGCCACTGTTGTAGGGATGGCGCTCACTGCTGTCCAAGTGGCTACATCTGTGACAGCAGCTCTTACAAGTGCCAGAAAGATTATCTGCGCATAGCCGCCTCTCCCCAGCTGCCTGCCCTCAGATTTGATGGCTATgag AGAGACTTTGCTGCTCCTGTACCCTGGTACACACTGGAGCTGGCCCCTGGAGATGGCAGCGTGGCCCTGACCACTCAGGTCATACGCTGTGACGGACGTTTCTACTGCCCCGACGGCAACTCCTGCTGCCAGTCACCCACTGGAGAATGGGGTTGCTGCCCGCACCTGCAG GGCCAATGCTGCCTAGATGGTAAGCACTGCTGTGAGTACAAGTGGAAATGTGACCCGACCTCCATGAGCTGTGTGAAGGGAGACACCAACATCCCTTCATCTGCCATGAGGGAGATACAGCTACTGTGA
- the LOC125285608 gene encoding progranulin-like isoform X1 yields MLACAVLASLCVGLVSATVCPDGGLCPDRNTCCLTKGGYGCCNNPFAVCCSDQLHCCPAGYHCSSAAQSCVKDSMPWYRLAWLKHTPTQEPESALLKLSLPESDSRAIQETSDAGVVKCDNTYFCSDDTTCCIGRSGKWGCCGHKHGQCCRDGIHCCPFGFYCNRNSTKCLKGDLSIDATPQLPAVRSDDEQSNHRAIQQRPPAVDKQHCDEDYYCSDGQTCCLSPIGTWTCCMYSRGHCCRDGAHCCPSGYICDSSSYKCQKDYLRIAASPQLPALRFDGYEQRDFAAPVPWYTLELAPGDGSVALTTQVIRCDGRFYCPDGNSCCQSPTGEWGCCPHLQGQCCLDGKHCCEYKWKCDPTSMSCVKGDTNIPSSAMREIQLL; encoded by the exons ATGTtggcctgtgctgtgctggcaTCCCTCTGTGTAGGACTAGTCTCTGCAACAGTCTGCCCAGATGGGGGTCTGTGTCCAGACAGGAACACTTGCTGCCTGACCAAGGGAGGGTATGGCTGTTGCAACAATCCCTTT GCTGTCTGTTGTTCTGACCAGCTGCACTGCTGCCCAGCTGGCTACCACTGCAGCAGTGCAGCTCAGTCGTGTGTGAAAGACAGCATGCCATGGTACAGACTGGCATGGCTGAAGCACACACCTACCCAAGAACCTGAATCCGCTCTCCTCAAGCTCTCTCTTCCTGAGTCTGACAGCAGAGCCATTCAGGAGACATCAGATGCTGGTGTGGTGAAGTGTGACAACACCTATTTCTGCAGTGATGATACAACATGCTGCATAGGCCGCTCTGGTAAATGGGGCTGCTGTGGACACAAACAT ggTCAGTGCTGTAGGGATGGCATTCACTGCTGTCCATTTGGCTTCTACTGTAACAGAAACTCTACCAAGTGCCTGAAAGGGGATCTGAGCATAGATGCAACTCCCCAGCTGCCAGCTGTCAGATCTGATGATGAACAG TCCAACCACAGAGCCATTCAGCAGAGGCCACCAGCTGTTGATAAACAACATTGTGATGAGGATTATTACTGCAGTGATGGTCAAACATGCTGTTTAAGCCCTATTGGTACATGGACATGCTGCATGTATTCACGT GGCCACTGTTGTAGGGATGGCGCTCACTGCTGTCCAAGTGGCTACATCTGTGACAGCAGCTCTTACAAGTGCCAGAAAGATTATCTGCGCATAGCCGCCTCTCCCCAGCTGCCTGCCCTCAGATTTGATGGCTATgag CAGAGAGACTTTGCTGCTCCTGTACCCTGGTACACACTGGAGCTGGCCCCTGGAGATGGCAGCGTGGCCCTGACCACTCAGGTCATACGCTGTGACGGACGTTTCTACTGCCCCGACGGCAACTCCTGCTGCCAGTCACCCACTGGAGAATGGGGTTGCTGCCCGCACCTGCAG GGCCAATGCTGCCTAGATGGTAAGCACTGCTGTGAGTACAAGTGGAAATGTGACCCGACCTCCATGAGCTGTGTGAAGGGAGACACCAACATCCCTTCATCTGCCATGAGGGAGATACAGCTACTGTGA